A region of Natribaculum luteum DNA encodes the following proteins:
- a CDS encoding bifunctional N(6)-L-threonylcarbamoyladenine synthase/serine/threonine protein kinase — protein MSSAVRVLGIEGTAWAASAAVYDSDDEHVFIETDAYQPDSGGIHPREAAEHMHEAIPQVVAAALEHARDLDDSEGPPVDAVAFSRGPGLGPCLRVVGTAARALSQTLEVPLVGVNHMVAHLEIGRHTSGFDSPVCLNASGANAHLLAYRNGRYRVLGETMDTGVGNAIDKFTRHVGWSHPGGPKVEEAAKEGEYVDLPYVVKGMDFSFSGIMSAAKQATDRGTPVEDVCYSLQENIFAMLTEVSERALSLTGSDELVLGGGVGQNARLREMLAEMCEARGARFHAPEPRFLGDNAGMIAVLGAKMYAAGDTLPVAESHVDPDFRPDQVPVTWRTGVDLTLGRDGDDGEIEGAEAVVELEPDRGRVYKRRLPKSYRHPDLDARLRRERTTLEARLTNLARREGVPTPVVYDVDPVEATLEFEYVGEAELRANLSLEYVRDVGRHLATIHEAGFVHGDPTTRNVRVAPREERTYLIDFGLGYHTDHVEDYAMDLHVFDQSLVGTADDPEPLREAVHEAYRTVGDSAVLERLRDVEGRGRYVGDGTDVP, from the coding sequence GTGAGCTCCGCCGTCCGCGTGCTCGGAATCGAGGGCACCGCATGGGCGGCCAGCGCGGCCGTGTACGATTCTGACGACGAACACGTTTTCATCGAAACTGACGCCTACCAGCCCGACAGCGGCGGCATTCACCCTCGAGAGGCCGCCGAGCACATGCACGAGGCGATCCCGCAGGTCGTGGCGGCGGCACTCGAGCACGCCCGCGACCTCGACGATTCGGAGGGGCCGCCCGTTGATGCCGTCGCCTTCTCCCGTGGCCCCGGTCTCGGTCCCTGTCTGCGCGTCGTCGGCACCGCCGCCCGCGCGCTGAGCCAGACCCTCGAGGTGCCCCTGGTCGGCGTCAACCACATGGTCGCCCACCTCGAGATCGGTCGCCACACGTCGGGATTCGACTCGCCGGTCTGTCTGAACGCCAGCGGGGCAAACGCCCACCTGCTCGCGTACCGCAACGGCCGCTACCGCGTCCTCGGAGAGACGATGGACACCGGCGTCGGCAACGCGATCGACAAGTTCACGCGCCACGTCGGCTGGTCCCACCCCGGCGGGCCGAAAGTCGAAGAAGCAGCGAAAGAAGGTGAGTACGTCGACCTCCCCTACGTCGTCAAGGGGATGGACTTCTCGTTCTCGGGGATCATGAGCGCGGCCAAGCAGGCCACCGATCGGGGGACGCCGGTCGAGGACGTCTGTTACTCCCTCCAGGAGAATATCTTCGCGATGCTGACCGAGGTCTCCGAACGCGCGCTCTCGCTGACCGGCAGCGACGAACTCGTCCTCGGCGGCGGCGTCGGGCAGAACGCCCGCCTCCGTGAGATGCTCGCGGAGATGTGCGAGGCTCGAGGCGCACGATTTCACGCACCGGAACCTCGATTCCTGGGGGACAACGCGGGGATGATCGCCGTCCTCGGCGCGAAGATGTACGCGGCCGGCGATACGCTCCCGGTTGCGGAATCCCACGTCGATCCCGACTTCCGGCCCGATCAGGTTCCCGTGACGTGGCGGACGGGTGTGGACCTGACGCTCGGCCGTGACGGCGACGACGGCGAGATCGAGGGTGCCGAGGCCGTCGTCGAACTCGAGCCCGACCGCGGCCGGGTCTACAAACGTCGCCTCCCCAAGTCCTACCGGCACCCCGACCTCGACGCCCGACTGCGACGTGAACGGACGACGCTCGAGGCGCGCCTCACGAACCTGGCTCGCCGCGAGGGCGTCCCCACGCCGGTCGTCTACGACGTCGACCCGGTCGAGGCGACCCTCGAGTTCGAGTACGTCGGCGAGGCGGAACTGCGGGCCAACCTCTCGCTCGAGTACGTTCGCGACGTGGGTCGCCACCTGGCGACGATCCACGAGGCGGGGTTCGTCCACGGCGATCCGACGACACGAAACGTGCGCGTGGCACCCCGGGAGGAGCGGACGTACCTGATCGACTTCGGACTCGGCTACCACACCGACCACGTCGAGGACTACGCGATGGACCTCCACGTCTTCGACCAGAGTCTCGTCGGCACCGCAGACGACCCCGAACCGTTACGCGAGGCCGTCCACGAGGCCTACCGGACGGTCGGCGATTCGGCGGTCCTCGAGCGACTCCGGGACGTCGAGGGACGTGGTCGGTACGTCGGCGACGGGACGGACGTGCCGTAG
- a CDS encoding NAD(P)/FAD-dependent oxidoreductase codes for MTEYVIIGDGISGSSAAETLREEDPESEITVITDEGEPLYNRILIKEHAKGKLPEAPISIHDEEWYDERDIELSLNTHVTGVDVDEKLVHTHEGDDVSYDRLLIATGGTPTQLPVDNSDADGIHHFWTFQDARGIREHAERSETGVVVGAGLLGIDFAAVCGAQGIEGKYLMRGNRWWRYALSEDGAEIIHEGLRSKNVEPVFDSGVDHFETDDDGHVTAAVDPNGDRYECDFAGVAIGLNFNTEYLRGTGIEEDGGIVVDEYMQTNLEDVYAAGDITRFYDVILGEQAQNGSWGSAKEQGRIAGVNMAAGDEAEAFQWVSSYSITHFDFPFLSFGHPTIGDEYAERKYSDTEWRRVAFKDGKIVGGVLIGDLSPQSKFKQLMREQRTVADQKEVLLEKSVDLDELAPTQ; via the coding sequence ATGACCGAGTACGTCATCATCGGCGACGGAATCTCCGGCAGTTCGGCTGCCGAGACGCTTCGGGAGGAGGACCCGGAGTCGGAGATTACCGTCATCACCGATGAGGGGGAGCCCCTGTACAATCGCATTCTCATCAAAGAACACGCGAAAGGCAAACTCCCCGAGGCACCCATCTCGATCCACGACGAGGAGTGGTACGACGAGCGCGACATCGAACTCTCGTTGAACACGCACGTCACGGGGGTCGACGTCGACGAGAAGCTCGTCCACACCCACGAGGGCGACGACGTCTCCTACGACAGGTTGCTGATCGCGACGGGTGGTACCCCGACGCAACTCCCCGTCGATAACAGCGACGCCGACGGCATCCACCACTTCTGGACGTTCCAGGACGCCCGCGGTATCCGCGAGCACGCCGAGCGATCGGAGACCGGCGTCGTCGTCGGGGCCGGACTGCTCGGCATCGACTTCGCCGCCGTCTGTGGCGCACAGGGCATCGAAGGGAAGTACCTGATGCGGGGCAACCGCTGGTGGCGCTACGCGCTCTCCGAAGACGGCGCGGAGATCATCCACGAGGGACTGCGCTCGAAGAACGTCGAACCCGTCTTCGACAGCGGCGTCGACCACTTCGAGACCGACGACGACGGCCACGTCACCGCTGCGGTCGACCCCAACGGCGACCGCTACGAGTGTGACTTCGCCGGCGTCGCCATCGGCCTCAACTTCAACACCGAGTACCTCCGGGGGACCGGCATCGAGGAAGACGGCGGCATCGTCGTCGACGAGTACATGCAGACCAACCTCGAGGACGTCTACGCCGCCGGCGACATCACGCGCTTCTACGACGTCATCCTGGGCGAGCAGGCCCAGAACGGCTCGTGGGGCTCGGCGAAAGAACAGGGTCGGATCGCCGGCGTCAACATGGCCGCCGGCGACGAGGCCGAGGCGTTCCAGTGGGTCTCCTCGTACTCGATCACGCACTTCGACTTCCCTTTCCTCTCCTTTGGCCATCCGACGATTGGCGACGAGTACGCCGAGCGCAAGTACAGCGACACCGAGTGGCGACGTGTCGCCTTCAAGGACGGCAAGATCGTCGGCGGCGTCCTCATCGGCGACCTCTCCCCGCAGAGCAAGTTCAAACAGCTGATGCGCGAACAGCGTACCGTCGCCGACCAGAAAGAGGTCCTCCTCGAGAAGAGCGTCGACCTCGACGAACTGGCACCGACGCAGTAA
- a CDS encoding DUF6149 family protein, with the protein MKIRQNVRHFASRKALETPVVRSVAVSGLVRLHTKVFLDKADAAHRDERKAHLDAFFECTMDTYLQALTEGYSEAEAREITHIQANFDFYNHGWTEMMEFPADELEDHYDRYRDFFETWGITIDDPLGEFRDREIPAAPSTPEKLDDPEHPHAVGGFADDVYVEGPDGELRVGGQDEPEDVDVSKAVGVDEDDLEEQ; encoded by the coding sequence ATGAAGATCCGCCAGAACGTCCGCCACTTCGCCTCCCGGAAAGCACTCGAGACGCCAGTCGTCCGCTCGGTCGCCGTCTCGGGGCTGGTTCGCCTCCACACCAAGGTCTTCCTCGACAAGGCAGACGCCGCCCACAGAGACGAGCGCAAAGCGCACCTGGACGCGTTCTTCGAGTGTACGATGGACACGTACCTGCAGGCGCTCACCGAGGGCTACTCCGAGGCCGAAGCCCGCGAGATCACCCACATTCAGGCCAACTTCGACTTCTACAACCACGGCTGGACCGAGATGATGGAGTTCCCGGCCGACGAACTCGAGGACCACTACGACCGCTACCGGGACTTCTTCGAGACCTGGGGGATCACCATCGACGACCCGCTCGGGGAGTTTCGCGACCGCGAGATCCCGGCGGCCCCCTCGACGCCCGAAAAACTCGACGATCCCGAACACCCCCACGCCGTGGGCGGCTTCGCCGACGACGTCTACGTCGAAGGCCCCGACGGCGAACTTCGTGTCGGCGGCCAGGACGAGCCAGAAGACGTCGACGTCTCGAAGGCCGTCGGCGTCGACGAGGACGACCTCGAGGAGCAGTGA
- a CDS encoding ASCH domain-containing protein codes for MARIDASELLPAERLRTGVLEGEITQLHRGDRHASEGDTFAIEGTTFEVVDVRERRLGELTDDDARAEGSPDLESYRRRIERTHDLEWDDDDTAVLHRFERSSE; via the coding sequence ATGGCGAGGATCGACGCGAGCGAACTGCTGCCGGCAGAACGACTGCGAACGGGCGTCCTCGAGGGCGAGATCACGCAACTCCACCGGGGTGACAGACACGCATCCGAGGGAGATACGTTCGCGATCGAGGGGACGACTTTCGAGGTCGTCGACGTCCGCGAGCGACGTCTCGGCGAACTGACCGACGACGACGCACGCGCCGAGGGATCGCCCGACCTCGAGTCGTACAGACGGCGGATCGAACGCACGCACGACCTCGAGTGGGACGACGACGACACTGCCGTCCTCCATCGATTCGAGCGCAGTTCGGAGTGA
- a CDS encoding MFS transporter, with protein sequence MALDANDRSIAAFTMSGHALVHWFETSIPIFLVVWLAEFDVTLLGIVVALGYAPFGIGALPGGVLADRFGPKRLVLACLGGMSLSFLVLSLATSIYAIAAGLILWGIAASVYHPAGLSLISTGVEERGTVFAWHGIAGNVGIALGPFVAATLLVVLEWQVVAAVLAVPGLVAAGYGLRANFDPTAAVDDDVSASSEEALSLSDLVSNSRTLFASAFAAVFVIVTVEGLFYRGMLTFLPNILHGLPAMDGLTFSAGLEGIEPADYIYVGLLVVGIAGQYAGGKLTNRVPAERGLIAIFAVLAVLALAFVPVTSMGLAPVLVLCVLLGFFLFAIQPFYQEAVAVHTPPDTRGLSYGYTYLGEFGFGSASIAIGGFVLGSFPLAAFFAMLATFALTGSLLAAGLSVALDRTDAADARPAADD encoded by the coding sequence ATGGCACTGGATGCAAACGACCGGTCGATCGCTGCTTTCACGATGAGCGGACACGCGCTCGTCCACTGGTTCGAGACGTCGATTCCGATCTTCCTCGTCGTCTGGCTCGCGGAGTTCGACGTCACGCTTCTGGGAATCGTCGTCGCGCTCGGGTACGCCCCCTTCGGCATTGGGGCGCTCCCGGGCGGGGTTCTGGCCGATCGATTCGGTCCGAAGCGGCTCGTTCTGGCCTGTCTCGGCGGCATGAGTCTCTCGTTTCTCGTCCTCTCGCTGGCCACGTCGATCTACGCCATTGCAGCCGGACTGATTCTGTGGGGGATCGCCGCGAGCGTTTACCACCCTGCGGGCCTCTCGCTGATCAGCACCGGCGTCGAGGAACGAGGGACGGTCTTCGCCTGGCACGGCATTGCGGGGAACGTCGGCATCGCGCTGGGTCCGTTCGTCGCCGCGACGTTACTCGTCGTCCTCGAGTGGCAGGTCGTCGCCGCCGTCCTCGCCGTGCCGGGGCTGGTGGCGGCCGGCTACGGACTGCGGGCGAACTTCGATCCGACGGCTGCCGTCGACGACGACGTCTCGGCTAGCTCCGAGGAGGCGCTCTCGCTTTCCGACCTCGTCTCGAACTCCCGGACGCTGTTCGCAAGCGCTTTCGCCGCCGTCTTCGTCATCGTCACCGTCGAGGGGCTGTTCTACCGCGGGATGTTGACCTTCCTCCCCAATATCCTCCACGGACTGCCCGCGATGGACGGACTCACCTTCTCGGCCGGCCTCGAGGGAATCGAACCGGCCGATTACATCTACGTCGGCCTGCTGGTCGTCGGAATCGCCGGCCAGTACGCCGGCGGCAAACTCACGAATCGCGTCCCTGCCGAGCGAGGTCTGATCGCCATCTTCGCCGTCCTCGCGGTCCTCGCGCTCGCGTTCGTTCCGGTGACGTCGATGGGGCTTGCGCCCGTGCTCGTCCTCTGTGTCCTGCTCGGCTTTTTCCTGTTTGCCATCCAGCCGTTCTACCAGGAAGCCGTCGCGGTCCACACGCCGCCGGACACGCGCGGGCTCTCCTATGGCTACACGTACCTCGGCGAGTTCGGGTTCGGCTCGGCGAGCATCGCGATCGGTGGCTTCGTCCTCGGGTCGTTCCCGCTTGCGGCCTTCTTTGCGATGCTAGCGACGTTCGCGCTGACCGGTTCGCTGCTCGCGGCGGGGCTGTCGGTCGCACTCGATCGCACCGACGCGGCGGACGCGCGACCGGCCGCCGACGATTGA